Proteins from a genomic interval of Hydrogenophaga sp. PAMC20947:
- a CDS encoding peroxiredoxin: protein MIQVGDKIPAATLMEYVEVEGNGCSIGPNPVDTTKASAGKTIALFALPGAFTPTCSAQHVPGYIQNFEALKAAGVDEIWCLSVNDAFVMGAWARDQQTGTKVRMLADGDAAFAKATGLTLDLTGKGLGLRSNRYSMLLKDGVVTTLNIEGPGKFEVSDATTLLGQVKG, encoded by the coding sequence ATGATTCAGGTTGGCGACAAGATTCCCGCAGCGACGTTGATGGAATACGTTGAAGTGGAGGGCAATGGCTGCAGCATCGGCCCCAATCCGGTGGACACCACCAAGGCCTCTGCGGGCAAGACCATTGCCTTGTTTGCCTTGCCTGGCGCCTTCACGCCCACGTGCTCGGCACAGCACGTGCCTGGCTACATCCAGAACTTCGAAGCTCTCAAGGCCGCTGGTGTGGACGAGATCTGGTGCCTGAGCGTGAATGATGCGTTTGTGATGGGTGCCTGGGCGCGTGATCAGCAGACCGGCACCAAGGTGCGCATGCTGGCCGACGGCGATGCGGCATTCGCCAAAGCCACTGGCCTGACGCTCGATCTGACTGGCAAGGGCCTGGGATTGCGCAGCAACCGCTACTCGATGCTGCTCAAAGACGGTGTGGTGACGACGCTGAACATTGAAGGCCCTGGGAAATTCGAGGTCAGCGACGCGACCACCCTGCTGGGACAGGTCAAAGGCTGA
- the rplP gene encoding 50S ribosomal protein L16 has product MLQPARRKFRKEQKGRNTGVATSGATVAFGDFGLKSTDRGRLTARQIEAARRAISRHVKRGGRIWIRVFPDKPISQKPAEVRMGNGKGSVEYYVAEIQPGKVLYEIVGVPEQLAREAFTLAAAKLPLRTTFVTRMLGQ; this is encoded by the coding sequence ATGCTGCAACCTGCACGTCGCAAGTTCCGTAAGGAACAAAAAGGCCGCAACACGGGCGTCGCTACCAGCGGCGCAACCGTGGCATTCGGTGACTTCGGTTTGAAGTCCACCGATCGCGGTCGCCTCACGGCCCGTCAGATCGAAGCCGCACGCCGTGCGATTTCCCGTCACGTCAAACGTGGCGGCCGTATCTGGATCCGCGTGTTTCCGGACAAGCCGATTTCCCAAAAACCTGCCGAAGTCCGTATGGGCAACGGTAAGGGTTCGGTTGAGTACTACGTGGCTGAAATTCAGCCAGGCAAAGTGCTCTACGAAATCGTCGGTGTGCCAGAACAGCTGGCCCGTGAAGCTTTCACGCTGGCAGCCGCCAAACTTCCTTTGCGCACCACATTCGTGACGCGCATGCTGGGTCAGTGA
- the rpsQ gene encoding 30S ribosomal protein S17: MTEAKTSLKRTLIGKVVSDKRAKTVTVLVERRVKHELYDKIVAKSSKYHAHDETGEYKTGDVIEITESRPLSKTKNWVATRLVQKAALV; this comes from the coding sequence ATGACGGAAGCAAAAACCTCCCTCAAGCGCACCTTGATTGGCAAGGTGGTCAGTGACAAACGTGCGAAGACCGTAACGGTTCTCGTTGAGCGACGTGTGAAACACGAGCTCTACGACAAGATCGTTGCCAAGTCGAGCAAGTACCATGCACACGACGAAACTGGCGAGTACAAGACGGGCGACGTGATCGAGATCACTGAAAGCCGTCCACTGTCCAAAACCAAGAACTGGGTTGCGACCCGCTTGGTGCAAAAGGCCGCACTGGTCTGA
- the rpmC gene encoding 50S ribosomal protein L29, whose amino-acid sequence MKTADLRKKDVAGLEAEVKSLQKAHFGLRMQKATQQLNNTATLGDTRRDIARAKTILAEQQRAAAAGK is encoded by the coding sequence ATGAAAACTGCTGATCTGCGCAAAAAGGATGTGGCCGGCCTCGAAGCCGAAGTGAAATCGCTGCAAAAGGCCCATTTCGGCCTTCGCATGCAAAAAGCCACGCAACAACTCAACAACACCGCAACGCTCGGCGATACCCGCCGTGACATTGCTCGCGCCAAGACTATTCTTGCCGAGCAACAGCGTGCTGCGGCCGCCGGCAAATAA
- a CDS encoding GNAT family N-acetyltransferase, whose protein sequence is MTENGPAHIEWRLVRTQEDTDTVRALFVDYQAQLGIDLCFQGFDEEVRGLPGVYTEPLGELLLAFVDGLPAACCAFRPLVNSDHLNACEMKRLFVRPAYRGLGLGRQMVDRTMAQAQVAGYATMLLDTLSDMETARGLYHEAGFVEVAPYYLNPIPGAHYLMANLANRPLL, encoded by the coding sequence ATGACCGAGAACGGCCCAGCCCACATTGAATGGCGCCTGGTTCGCACGCAGGAAGACACCGACACCGTCCGCGCCCTGTTTGTTGACTACCAGGCGCAGCTGGGGATTGATTTGTGCTTTCAGGGCTTTGATGAAGAAGTGCGCGGGCTGCCGGGTGTCTACACAGAGCCCCTGGGTGAATTGCTGCTGGCCTTCGTAGACGGCTTGCCTGCGGCCTGCTGTGCATTTCGACCCTTGGTCAATAGCGATCACCTGAACGCTTGCGAAATGAAACGGTTGTTCGTTCGTCCTGCCTACCGTGGTTTGGGCCTGGGCCGTCAAATGGTCGATCGCACCATGGCCCAGGCCCAGGTTGCGGGCTACGCAACCATGCTGCTAGATACCCTGAGTGACATGGAAACCGCCCGTGGCCTGTACCACGAAGCCGGTTTTGTCGAGGTCGCACCCTACTACCTCAACCCGATTCCCGGGGCGCACTACCTGATGGCGAATCTGGCCAACCGGCCTCTCCTTTGA